A genomic region of Metopolophium dirhodum isolate CAU chromosome 1, ASM1992520v1, whole genome shotgun sequence contains the following coding sequences:
- the LOC132936566 gene encoding uncharacterized protein LOC132936566, whose protein sequence is MMNNEEIVALPDHLVDHDYFLPVVYEDDHILHEEEEELEDEEDEEIVVVGVSETYSIIPGVQSRSRIYVDNLGFKYYKREARGGRVYLVCERQKKRNQYCHSTATVSTDLRDNRIHLQNYHDHQPAEIDLNVPFLREAIGERGIDPAVTTSFMRTLYNNEIINHPEAAPNYTFLQAQERVKKMRRRRFPLQPLDIGQLAVALNEERNAIYASTVQNPPSRFFQQALVVNGRSVGLIFANIAAIEKYREKIVM, encoded by the exons ATGATGAACAACGAAGAAATCGTCGCTCTTCCAGATCATTTGGTGGACCATGACTACTTTTTGCCAGTTGTGTATGAAGATGATCATATATTGCATGAAGAAGAAGAGGAACTAGAAGATGAAGAAGATGAAGAGATTGTCGTTGTAGGAGTGTCTGAAACTTATTCTATAATTCCTGGAGTTCAAAGCCGATCAAGGATTTATGTGGACAATTTAGGATTTAAGTACTACAAACGTGAAGCTCGAGGAGGCCGcgt gtatttagtatgcGAACGGCAGAAGAAGCGGAACCAGTACTGTCATTCCACTGCAACTGTAAGTACAGATTTGAGGGATAATAGGATTCATCTACAGAACTACCACGATCACCAACCTGCAGAGATTGACCTGAATGTGCCGTTTTTGAGAGAAGCCATTGGTGAAAGAGGAATTGATCCAGCAGTTACAACTTCATTTATGagaacattgtataataatgaaattatcaa CCACCCAGAAGCAGCTCCCAACTACACATTCCTTCAAGCTCAAGAACGAGTGAAAAAGATGAGACGTAGAAGATTCCCACTACAACCACTTGACATAGGACAACTTGCTGTTGCGCTGAATGAAGAACGTAATGCCATTTATGCTTCTACAGTTCAAAATCCCCCATCTAG GTTCTTTCAACAAGCATTAGTGGTCAATGGAAGGAGTGTTGGACTGATCTTTGCAAATATTGCTGCAATTGAAAAATACCGAGAAAAAATCGTAATGTAA